The nucleotide sequence CGGGGTGGCGTGGCCGGAGGTGTATCCGGAGCTCGAATTGCCCATCGGCTTGGCGGGGGCGGTGGCGGTGCTCATCACGTTGCTGTCGGCGACGACGGGGTTCTTGAGTGGTCGCATCATCGCGCGGTTTCGCACTGGGCCGGTGGTGGCAGTGAGTTGTTTGCTCACGGGGTCGGCGTTGGTGCTGTTTTCGCAAGCTCAGGGGCCGTGGTGGTTGTGGTTGGCGGCGGTGCCGTTGGGAATCGGGGCGGGGGCGGTCGATGCTGGTCTGAATGGTTTTGTGGCCCGGCACTACAGCGGACGGCACATGAATTGGTTGCACGCCTGCTGGGGCGTCGGAGCCACGGCGGGGCCGCTGCTGATGGGGTTTGCGTTGCGCACGGACGGAGGGTGGCGGTTGGGTTACGGTGTATTGGGGAGTTTCCAAGTCGGGCTCGCGGTGATCTTTGTGCTGACCCTGCCGTGGTGGGCGGCGGCACCGGATCGGCCAGCCGCGGGGGAATCGAGAGCCGGTGATACGGACGTTGCTTCGGGAGCGGCGGCGCCGAACTGGGGGGCGAATTCATGGGCAGGCTGGCTCTCGCCGGTTTTGTTTGCCGTGATCGTGGCGGTCGAGACGACGGCCGCGTTGTGGGCGGGGTCGATCCTGGTGGTGGGGCGTGGGTTCGAACCGGGGGTCGCGGCGTGGTGTGGCGCGGCGTTGTTTGGGGCAATGACGATGGGCCGGATTCTGGCGGGGTTTGTGGCCGAGCGGTGGGGAAATCGGCGTCTGGTGGCGCTGGGGTTGGGGGGCGCCATGGTGGGCGCAGTGATCTTTGCGATGAATCCAGGACCGTGGTTCAACGTCGCGGCGCTGGTGGTGTTTGGTTTGGGCATGGCGCCGCTTTACCCGTGTCTCATGCATGAGGTGCCGCGGCGGTTTGCGGCGGATGCGGCCCAGACGGTCATAGGGCGTCAGTCGGGAGCGGCTTACTTGGGCGCGGCGATAATGCCGACGGCGGCGGGCGCCTTGGCGGCGAACGCGATCCACGTCATCCCGTGGTTGTGGGTGGGCGGACTCGCGCTGGGCATGCTTGGAGTCCGGCAGCTCAACAAGATCACGTAGGTGGCGAGGCGGGATGACGGTTGGACTGCAGCGGTAGTTTTAAACGCGTTGGTTCACACCGTTGCGTGTGGCGGGATTGTTTTTTTACAGAAGATCGCGAAGGGCGCGAAGCCACTCCTCGGCTTGGTTTCCTTGGCGGTCTTGGCGATCTTCTGTAAAATTCATCAGGCTGATCGATCTGTGATGGTCGGCGGAATCTACGGTTTAAATCCGTGATTCACCCTGGTGTTTAGGTGGGATTGTTTTTTGGCCCACGGAAGACGCGGAAGACACGGAGCCGTCAGCGTGGTCATCGGGTAGTTATGACTGGGAGGCAGGGTTGGTATTTTGACCACAGATTGCACCGATGGGCACAGATTGGAGGGAGCCGTGCCCGCGATGCTGGGATTGGTTTAAACAGAAGATCTCGAAGGACGCGGAGCCATTCGTCGGCTTGGTTTTCTGGGCGAACCTGGCGATCTTCTGTAAAAATATCTCAGGCTGAGGGCCGGTGTTAATCGGCGGAATCTGGGGTTTACCGTCATCCACCCCTACGGCGGTCATGTGGAAGTCGTTCCTTCGAGGGGGCGGGAATCAACTTTGCAGGATTCGGCGGTTCTGATTGTCGAGAGGTCTGGGACTTGCTCATAGTGCGCCGCATGTGTGCTCGTTCAAAACATCCATTGCGTGAAGAAGGCTTCCGGTCACTCGAGGAGGAGCTGCGGCTTCTGACCGAGAGTTTTGCCGTCGTGTTGCGCCGCATGGGCGAGGACGAGTTGGCGGATCTGCTGCCGTGGGTGGGGGCCAAAGCCGAGAAGGCGGGCGAGACCAAGCGTTCGTTGGGGCAGGCTTATTCGATCGCGTTTCAGTTACTCAATATCGTCGAGGAACGCACCGCGGCGCGGGTGCGGCGTCGGCGCGAGACCCAGTCGGGGCCGGCGGCCGAAAAGGGGTTGTGGGCCGACAATCTCGCGAGCATGAAAGCGCTCGGGTTGACGGAGGACCAGATGATCGAGGTGTTGCGCGTCGTGGTGGTGGAGCCCGTGCTGACGGCGCATCCGACCGAGGCCAAACGTGCGACGGTGCGCGAGTTGCACCGCGAGATTTACGGACTGATCAACGCGCAGGAAAACGCCCTCTACACGCCGCGGGAGCTCGCCCGGCTGCGTCACCACATTGAGACGCGATTGGAGAGCTTGTGGCGCACCGGGGAGATTCAGGTCACCCGGCCGACGATCGAGGCGGAGCGCGACAATGCGTTGCACTACCTGCGCGACATTTTCCCCGAGGCGGTCAAGCGCAGTTACGTGCATTTGAGCGAGGCCTGGACGACGGAGGGTTTTGCTCCGGAACGATTGGCGGAGGTCGGGGCGTTCGTGCGTTTCGGCACGTGGATCGGCGGGGACCGGGACGGTCATCCGTTTGTGACGAACGAGGTGACCCGGACGTCGTTGCGAGCGCTGCGGCACAATGCCCTGCGAGTGCATCGTCGCGGGTTGGAGGCACTGGCATCGGATCTGCCGCTCAGTTCGTTGTTTCAAGCGCCACCGGCTCCGCTGGCGGCGATGATTACGCGCTTGGGCAAGGAGGTCAAAGCCGCGGGGGGCGTCGACGCGCCCGAGCTGACTTCCCGGGAACGCGAGGAACCGTGGCGTTTGGCGACAAGCCTTATGCGGGCGAAGACGTTGCTGGCACAGGAAGCGCCGGAGAGCGGCCGCGGCTATGTGAAACCCGCCGAGCTCGACGCCGATCTGGCGGTGTTGGCGGAGGCGCTGAACGAGATCGGCGCGGGGCAACTGGCGCAGGATTTTGTGACACCGTTGCGGCGGCAGTTGGATGTGTTTGGCTTTCACCTCGCGACACTCGACGTGCGCCAGAATTCGGCCTTTCATGAAAAGGCGCTGGGGCAGTTGTTGGAGGCGGCGGGAGTCGTCAAGGCGTCCGACTACGCGGCATGGT is from Synoicihabitans lomoniglobus and encodes:
- a CDS encoding MFS transporter translates to MSRSGLLLLLIIYLGFISLGLPDGTFGVAWPEVYPELELPIGLAGAVAVLITLLSATTGFLSGRIIARFRTGPVVAVSCLLTGSALVLFSQAQGPWWLWLAAVPLGIGAGAVDAGLNGFVARHYSGRHMNWLHACWGVGATAGPLLMGFALRTDGGWRLGYGVLGSFQVGLAVIFVLTLPWWAAAPDRPAAGESRAGDTDVASGAAAPNWGANSWAGWLSPVLFAVIVAVETTAALWAGSILVVGRGFEPGVAAWCGAALFGAMTMGRILAGFVAERWGNRRLVALGLGGAMVGAVIFAMNPGPWFNVAALVVFGLGMAPLYPCLMHEVPRRFAADAAQTVIGRQSGAAYLGAAIMPTAAGALAANAIHVIPWLWVGGLALGMLGVRQLNKIT